Proteins from a genomic interval of Corvus moneduloides isolate bCorMon1 chromosome 6, bCorMon1.pri, whole genome shotgun sequence:
- the PTPN5 gene encoding tyrosine-protein phosphatase non-receptor type 5 isoform X1 has translation MKDVNDNPRGPSVLEQALEPSYYVTERAECKSDGCSRPAVMESVDEAEGQQGELNRKEQSLKASQKTAVLGWPPRWNGLIPGDSMYLFVLSQILLLCMMLWYSTYGAIPAAQNAFDLLSYLLTPFKQVFSDQGESLTTVGSVVVSYILLSLASLGLLFVGSLFWHLLRAQPDPPFPLQEDRRQSVSRQPSFTYSEWTEDKNEDDFLDLDPVPETPVFDCVMDIKAETDPATLTVKSVGLQERRGSNVSLTLDMCTPGCSEQGFGYVMSPREQSAREYLQTASNILTEEELHKKALDPFILQAEFFEIPMNFVDPKEYDIPGLVRKNRYKTILPNPHSRVCLTSADQDDPLSSYINANYIRGYGGQEKVYIATQGPIVNTVTDFWRMVWQERSPIIVMITNIEEMNEKCTEYWPEEQVTYEGIEITVNRVIQADDYRLRLITLKKGEEVRNLKHYWYTSWPDQKTPDQAPPLLQLVLEVEEAMQSAEEKNAPVIVHCSAGIGRTGCFIATSVCCKQLKNEGIVDILRTACQLRLDRGGMIQTCEQYQFVHHVMSLYGKQLSRAAEE, from the exons GTTGTTCCCGTCCAGCTGTTATGGAGTCAGTGGATGAAGCTGAAGGACAGCAAGGAGAGCTGAACAGGAAGGAGCAGTCCCTGAAAGCCTCCCAGAAAACGGCAGTGCTCGGTTGGCCTCCCCGGTGGAATGGATTAATACCTGGAGACAGCATGTATCTGTTTGTCCTCTCACAGATACTG cttctctgcatgATGCTGTGGTACAGCACTTACGGGgccatcccagcagctcagaaTGCCTTCGACCTGCTCTCTTACTTGCTTACCCCatttaaacaggttttttcaGATCAAGGGGAG AGCCTGACTACAGTTGGGAGTGTTGTGGTATCATACATCCTGCTGTCTTTGGCTTCTCTAGGACTGCTATTTGTAGGATCTCTG TTTTGGCATCTACTCAGAGCCCAACCAGACCCTCCCTTTCCGCTGCAAGAGGACAGACGCCAATCTGTGAGCCGGCAGCCTTCCTTCACGTACTCAGAGTGGACAGAGGATAAAAATGAGGATGACTTCCTAGATTTGGATCCCGTACCAGAGACTCCAGTCTTTGACTGCGTAATGGACATTAAAGCGGAGACAGACCCAGCTACTCTGACGGTTAAATCCGTGGGCTTGCAAGAAAG GAGAGGTTCAAATGTTTCACTCACACTGGATATGTGCACCCCAGGCTGTTCTGAGCAAGGCTTTGGCTATGTCATGTCCCCACGGGAACAGTCAGCCCGAGAATACCTCCAGACAGCATCGAACATCCTTActgaggaggagctgcacaagaagGCACTGGATCCTTTCATACTCCAGGCAGAGTTCTTT gaaattCCAATGAACTTTGTTGATCCAAAGGAATATGATATTCCAGGCTTAGTGCGTAAGAATCGCTACAAAACAATTCTCCCAA ATCCTCACAGCAGAGTGTGCCTTACCTCAGCTGATCAGGACGACCCCCTCAGCTCTTACATCAATGCTAACTACATCAGG GGCTATGGAGGACAGGAAAAGGTATATATTGCTACTCAGGGACCGATAGTTAACACTGTCACTGACTTCTGGAGAATGGTGTGGCAGGAGCGCTCTCCCATCATTGTCATGATTACCAATATAGAAGAGATGAATGAG aaatgcacagaGTATTGGCCAGAGGAACAGGTCACCTATGAAGGAATAGAAATCACAGTTAACAGAGTCATACAAGCAGACGATTACCGTTTAAGGCTCATCACCCTAAAG aaaggagaagaagTCAGAAACCTGAAACATTACTGGTACACATCTTGGCCAGACCAGAAGACACCAGACCAGGCCCCTCCTCTGTTACAGCTAGTACTGGAAGTGGAAGAGGCCATGCAGAGTGCAGAGGAGAAGAATGCCCCAGTGATTGTTCACTGCAG TGCAGGCATCGGGAGGACTGGCTGCTTTATTGCCACAAGTGTCTGCTGTAAACAGCTGAAGAATGAGGGCATAGTTGACATTTTGCGAACAGCCTGCCAGTTACGGTTAGACAG GGGAGGAATGATCCAGACTTGTGAACAGTATCAATTTGTTCATCATGTCATGAGCTTGTATGGAAAACAGCTTTCTAGAGCAGCAGAAGAATAA
- the PTPN5 gene encoding tyrosine-protein phosphatase non-receptor type 5 isoform X3 gives MKDVNDNPRGPSVLEQALEPSYYVTERAECKSDGCSRPAVMESVDEAEGQQGELNRKEQSLKASQKTAVLGWPPRWNGLIPGDSMYLFVLSQILLLCMMLWYSTYGAIPAAQNAFDLLSYLLTPFKQVFSDQGESLTTVGSVVVSYILLSLASLGLLFVGSLFWHLLRAQPDPPFPLQEDRRQSVSRQPSFTYSEWTEDKNEDDFLDLDPVPETPVFDCVMDIKAETDPATLTVKSVGLQERRGSNVSLTLDMCTPGCSEQGFGYVMSPREQSAREYLQTASNILTEEELHKKALDPFILQAEFFEIPMNFVDPKEYDIPGLVRKNRYKTILPNPHSRVCLTSADQDDPLSSYINANYIRGYGGQEKVYIATQGPIVNTVTDFWRMVWQERSPIIVMITNIEEMNEKGEEVRNLKHYWYTSWPDQKTPDQAPPLLQLVLEVEEAMQSAEEKNAPVIVHCSAGIGRTGCFIATSVCCKQLKNEGIVDILRTACQLRLDRGGMIQTCEQYQFVHHVMSLYGKQLSRAAEE, from the exons GTTGTTCCCGTCCAGCTGTTATGGAGTCAGTGGATGAAGCTGAAGGACAGCAAGGAGAGCTGAACAGGAAGGAGCAGTCCCTGAAAGCCTCCCAGAAAACGGCAGTGCTCGGTTGGCCTCCCCGGTGGAATGGATTAATACCTGGAGACAGCATGTATCTGTTTGTCCTCTCACAGATACTG cttctctgcatgATGCTGTGGTACAGCACTTACGGGgccatcccagcagctcagaaTGCCTTCGACCTGCTCTCTTACTTGCTTACCCCatttaaacaggttttttcaGATCAAGGGGAG AGCCTGACTACAGTTGGGAGTGTTGTGGTATCATACATCCTGCTGTCTTTGGCTTCTCTAGGACTGCTATTTGTAGGATCTCTG TTTTGGCATCTACTCAGAGCCCAACCAGACCCTCCCTTTCCGCTGCAAGAGGACAGACGCCAATCTGTGAGCCGGCAGCCTTCCTTCACGTACTCAGAGTGGACAGAGGATAAAAATGAGGATGACTTCCTAGATTTGGATCCCGTACCAGAGACTCCAGTCTTTGACTGCGTAATGGACATTAAAGCGGAGACAGACCCAGCTACTCTGACGGTTAAATCCGTGGGCTTGCAAGAAAG GAGAGGTTCAAATGTTTCACTCACACTGGATATGTGCACCCCAGGCTGTTCTGAGCAAGGCTTTGGCTATGTCATGTCCCCACGGGAACAGTCAGCCCGAGAATACCTCCAGACAGCATCGAACATCCTTActgaggaggagctgcacaagaagGCACTGGATCCTTTCATACTCCAGGCAGAGTTCTTT gaaattCCAATGAACTTTGTTGATCCAAAGGAATATGATATTCCAGGCTTAGTGCGTAAGAATCGCTACAAAACAATTCTCCCAA ATCCTCACAGCAGAGTGTGCCTTACCTCAGCTGATCAGGACGACCCCCTCAGCTCTTACATCAATGCTAACTACATCAGG GGCTATGGAGGACAGGAAAAGGTATATATTGCTACTCAGGGACCGATAGTTAACACTGTCACTGACTTCTGGAGAATGGTGTGGCAGGAGCGCTCTCCCATCATTGTCATGATTACCAATATAGAAGAGATGAATGAG aaaggagaagaagTCAGAAACCTGAAACATTACTGGTACACATCTTGGCCAGACCAGAAGACACCAGACCAGGCCCCTCCTCTGTTACAGCTAGTACTGGAAGTGGAAGAGGCCATGCAGAGTGCAGAGGAGAAGAATGCCCCAGTGATTGTTCACTGCAG TGCAGGCATCGGGAGGACTGGCTGCTTTATTGCCACAAGTGTCTGCTGTAAACAGCTGAAGAATGAGGGCATAGTTGACATTTTGCGAACAGCCTGCCAGTTACGGTTAGACAG GGGAGGAATGATCCAGACTTGTGAACAGTATCAATTTGTTCATCATGTCATGAGCTTGTATGGAAAACAGCTTTCTAGAGCAGCAGAAGAATAA
- the PTPN5 gene encoding tyrosine-protein phosphatase non-receptor type 5 isoform X2 has protein sequence MKDVNDNPRGPSVLEQALEPSYYVTERAECKSDAVMESVDEAEGQQGELNRKEQSLKASQKTAVLGWPPRWNGLIPGDSMYLFVLSQILLLCMMLWYSTYGAIPAAQNAFDLLSYLLTPFKQVFSDQGESLTTVGSVVVSYILLSLASLGLLFVGSLFWHLLRAQPDPPFPLQEDRRQSVSRQPSFTYSEWTEDKNEDDFLDLDPVPETPVFDCVMDIKAETDPATLTVKSVGLQERRGSNVSLTLDMCTPGCSEQGFGYVMSPREQSAREYLQTASNILTEEELHKKALDPFILQAEFFEIPMNFVDPKEYDIPGLVRKNRYKTILPNPHSRVCLTSADQDDPLSSYINANYIRGYGGQEKVYIATQGPIVNTVTDFWRMVWQERSPIIVMITNIEEMNEKCTEYWPEEQVTYEGIEITVNRVIQADDYRLRLITLKKGEEVRNLKHYWYTSWPDQKTPDQAPPLLQLVLEVEEAMQSAEEKNAPVIVHCSAGIGRTGCFIATSVCCKQLKNEGIVDILRTACQLRLDRGGMIQTCEQYQFVHHVMSLYGKQLSRAAEE, from the exons CTGTTATGGAGTCAGTGGATGAAGCTGAAGGACAGCAAGGAGAGCTGAACAGGAAGGAGCAGTCCCTGAAAGCCTCCCAGAAAACGGCAGTGCTCGGTTGGCCTCCCCGGTGGAATGGATTAATACCTGGAGACAGCATGTATCTGTTTGTCCTCTCACAGATACTG cttctctgcatgATGCTGTGGTACAGCACTTACGGGgccatcccagcagctcagaaTGCCTTCGACCTGCTCTCTTACTTGCTTACCCCatttaaacaggttttttcaGATCAAGGGGAG AGCCTGACTACAGTTGGGAGTGTTGTGGTATCATACATCCTGCTGTCTTTGGCTTCTCTAGGACTGCTATTTGTAGGATCTCTG TTTTGGCATCTACTCAGAGCCCAACCAGACCCTCCCTTTCCGCTGCAAGAGGACAGACGCCAATCTGTGAGCCGGCAGCCTTCCTTCACGTACTCAGAGTGGACAGAGGATAAAAATGAGGATGACTTCCTAGATTTGGATCCCGTACCAGAGACTCCAGTCTTTGACTGCGTAATGGACATTAAAGCGGAGACAGACCCAGCTACTCTGACGGTTAAATCCGTGGGCTTGCAAGAAAG GAGAGGTTCAAATGTTTCACTCACACTGGATATGTGCACCCCAGGCTGTTCTGAGCAAGGCTTTGGCTATGTCATGTCCCCACGGGAACAGTCAGCCCGAGAATACCTCCAGACAGCATCGAACATCCTTActgaggaggagctgcacaagaagGCACTGGATCCTTTCATACTCCAGGCAGAGTTCTTT gaaattCCAATGAACTTTGTTGATCCAAAGGAATATGATATTCCAGGCTTAGTGCGTAAGAATCGCTACAAAACAATTCTCCCAA ATCCTCACAGCAGAGTGTGCCTTACCTCAGCTGATCAGGACGACCCCCTCAGCTCTTACATCAATGCTAACTACATCAGG GGCTATGGAGGACAGGAAAAGGTATATATTGCTACTCAGGGACCGATAGTTAACACTGTCACTGACTTCTGGAGAATGGTGTGGCAGGAGCGCTCTCCCATCATTGTCATGATTACCAATATAGAAGAGATGAATGAG aaatgcacagaGTATTGGCCAGAGGAACAGGTCACCTATGAAGGAATAGAAATCACAGTTAACAGAGTCATACAAGCAGACGATTACCGTTTAAGGCTCATCACCCTAAAG aaaggagaagaagTCAGAAACCTGAAACATTACTGGTACACATCTTGGCCAGACCAGAAGACACCAGACCAGGCCCCTCCTCTGTTACAGCTAGTACTGGAAGTGGAAGAGGCCATGCAGAGTGCAGAGGAGAAGAATGCCCCAGTGATTGTTCACTGCAG TGCAGGCATCGGGAGGACTGGCTGCTTTATTGCCACAAGTGTCTGCTGTAAACAGCTGAAGAATGAGGGCATAGTTGACATTTTGCGAACAGCCTGCCAGTTACGGTTAGACAG GGGAGGAATGATCCAGACTTGTGAACAGTATCAATTTGTTCATCATGTCATGAGCTTGTATGGAAAACAGCTTTCTAGAGCAGCAGAAGAATAA